In the Gossypium raimondii isolate GPD5lz chromosome 9, ASM2569854v1, whole genome shotgun sequence genome, one interval contains:
- the LOC105798292 gene encoding ferredoxin-thioredoxin reductase catalytic chain, chloroplastic — protein sequence MTLQASFFNFGSISSLPCPPRTSRQRFVIRAKVEPSEKSVEIMRKFSEQYARRSGTYFCVDKGVTSVVIKGLAEHKDTLGAPLCPCRHYDDKAAEAGQGFWNCPCVPMRERKECHCMLFLTPDNDFAGQDQAITLEEIKETTANM from the exons ATGACTCTTCAAGCAAGTTTCTTTAACTTTGGAAgcatttcttctcttccttgCCCTCCCAGAACTTCCCGTCAACGCTTTGTAATCAGAGCTAAAG TGGAACCATCAGAGAAATCTGTGGAAATAATGAGGAAATTCTCCGAACAATATGCACGTCGTTCAGGCACATATTTCTGTGTGGACAAGGGAGTGACTTCTGTTGTAATCAAG GGACTAGCTGAGCATAAAGATACGTTGGGCGCCCCACTTTGCCCTTGTAG GCATTATGATGACAAAGCTGCTGAGGCAGGGCAGGGATTCTGGAATTGTCCATGCGTTCCTATGAGAGAAAG GAAAGAATGTCACTGCATGCTCTTTCTCACTCCTGATAATGATTTTGCTGGCCAAGATCAG GCCATCACACTGGAAGAGATCAAGGAAACAACAGCGAACATGTAG
- the LOC105798293 gene encoding uncharacterized protein LOC105798293 — MAKLRVTITGDGSSKVVKMGDDAMGGHRRMNGNKRFLQDKPWRNVGNRRHQINGVQWRSNGFKGQGSRIAGKDLRFKLMRKRGPFQFRDTFEDHRRNMEKPSNHIQPPQNRNKHMSETGPNRINNLNQVSHNSITEVLQIYSLQTIDGSRGFPEMPKIIPTSLPRNELFPSNGIFNPSRESGLMPGRGKAITSMPITHAAPMSSIMQRKPRVDEEPFTVVTLLNSLGLGKYAIHFTAEEVDITALRQMGDRDLKELGIPMGPRKKLLLALRPHSRRHLPHIIRL; from the exons ATGGCAAAACTTAGAGTTACCATCACCGGGGATGGCTCAAGCAAG GTGGTGAAGATGGGAGATGATGCCATGGGTGGCCATAGAAGAATGAATGGAAACAAAAGATTCTTACAAGACAAACCCTGGAGAAATGTTGGTAACAGAAG GCATCAAATCAATGGTGTCCAGTGGAGATCTAATGGCTTTAAAGGACAAG GTTCTCGGATTGCTGGAAAAGACCTCCGATTTAAACTGATGCGCAAACGTGGACCTTTTCAGTTTCGGGATACTTTTGAAGATCATAGAAGGAACATGGAAAAACCGTCAAATCATATTCAGCCACCACAAAATCGTAACAAGCATATGTCTGAAACAGGACCTAACAGAATAAACAATCTGAATCAAGTCTCTCACAATAGCATTACGGAAGTTTTGCAAATATATTCCTTGCAAACTATAGATGGATCTAGAGGTTTTCCCGAGATGCCGAAAATAATACCGACTTCACTTCCAAGGAATGAACTGTTTCCAAGCAATGGAATTTTCAATCCTTCAAGGGAGTCCGGTCTGATGCCTGGTAGAGGAAAAGCTATAACTTCAATGCCAATCACTCATGCAGCACCAATGAGCAGCATAATGCAGAGAAAGCCACGTGTT GATGAGGAACCTTTCACTGTTGTTACCTTGTTGAACTCACTCGGTTTGGGAAAATATGCCATTCATTTTACAGCTGAAGAA GTGGATATAACTGCATTAAGGCAAATGGGAGACAGAGACCTCAAAGAGCTGGGGATACCAATG GGACCAAGAAAGAAACTTTTGCTTGCTCTTAGGCCCCATTCAAGGCGGCATCTTCCACACATCATTAGACTTTAA
- the LOC105797831 gene encoding gibberellin-regulated protein 14, producing MASKALLFPLAALLLVSTKVSSYEQEEKLEIPVKAPPAPVQTPAPAPSAEVLSPPYEPPAPPPVKVPSPPYEPPVMAPSLPYEPTAPTPPTQPPTPPYIPQNPTPAPPATTPSPYKPPSRTFPPVITKKDCIPLCGPRCKLRSRTKLCLRACIRCCYKCKCVPPGTYGNREMCGKCYTELKTRYNKPKCP from the exons ATGGCTTCCAAAGCTCTGCTATTTCCATTGGCTGCTCTTCTGCTAGTTTCTACAAAG gtTTCATCATATGAGCAAGAAGAGAAGCTTGAG ATACCAGTCAAGGCACCTCCAGCCCCGGTTCAGACCCCAGCTCCAGCACCCTCAGCCGAGGTTCTTAGTCCTCCATATGAACCACCAGCTCCACCACCAGTCAAGGTTCCTAGTCCTCCATATGAACCACCAGTCATGGCTCCTAGTCTCCCATATGAACCAACAGCTCCTACACCACCAACTCAGCCACCCACTCCACCATATATACCTCAAAATCCTACACCAGCACCTCCAGCCACAACTCCATCGCCATACAAGCCACCAAGTCGAACATTTCCACCAGTTATAACAAAAAAGG ATTGCATACCTTTATGTGGACCAAGATGCAAATTACGTTCAAGGACTAAGCTATGCTTGAGAGCTTGTATCAGATGCTGTTACAAATGCAAATGTGTTCCACCAGGGACGTACGGAAACCGAGAAATGTGTGGCAAATGTTACACAGAACTGAAAACCCGCTATAACAAGCCCAAGTGCCCTTGA